In Candidatus Abyssobacteria bacterium SURF_5, the sequence CTCACGCCGTCGCCGTAAGTCACCATGAACGTGCCGCCTCTCAAAAACTGCTCCAGCCGTTTTACTCTGCCTCCGGTCAGCGTGTTCAGGCCCGTGTCAACGAGATGGATAGTCCAATCTTCGGAGTTGTTTCCATGGGTCTCGAGGTTGCCGCTGCGCAGGTTGATGGTCATGTCGCCGGAAAGCGTGTAGTAATCGAGGAAATACCGCTTGATGAAATCCCCTTTGTACCCGAGGGCGATGAAAAACTCATTCATGCCGTAGTGGCCGTAATGCTTCATGATGTGCCACAGGATGGGACGGCCGCCTACTTCCACCATTGGCTTTGGTTTGATTTCGGTCTCTTCGACCAGCCGCGTCCCGAAACCGCCGGCAAGAATCACGACCTTCATTCCGTCATCACCTCAATCGCCGAATCTTTCCAACCAAATTAATTCTTGCGAGCCTGTAGCTTTCAGTTCTATTTTTCTATTCCCTGTTTGCCGCGTGTAGGTATCAGAATTCGCGAATCGCGCGGTAGACGGCAAGAGTGGCCCTCGCCGTTTCCCGCCAATCGGCGGTCTGCATTAGCAATACCGAATTACCGGATTCCTGACGCACTTCGTACGGCCGGCTCAGGACATCAACTATCTTCTCCGCTATCGCTCCCTCCGAGCGGGGATTCGCTCGTACGGTATCGGCGCCTCCTATCTCGTTCATTGAGGATACATCCGACGTCACGACGGGTGTCCCGCACGCGAGCGCCTCGAGTATGGGCAGTCCAAAACCCTCATAGAGGGTCGTGAAAAGCAGCAATTTCGCTCCGCTGTACAGCGCCGGCAGATCCTCGTCCGGAACATAGCCGGTCAGCAGGATTTGATCGGAGCACCCATTTTCGTTCAGATAGCGTATCACGTCCTCGTGTCCATGCGAGAGTTTGCCCGCCGCCACGAATTGCAGGTCTTCGCCCAACCGCTCTCTCGCCGACCGAAAGGCTTTGAACATGCGCAAGAGGTTTTTCCGCTTCGAGATTTCGCCCACATGGAGAAGGTAATCGGCTCGAATTCCATACTTCTTTTTGATTCGCTCGATTTCCTCTTCGGTCCGGGGGAAGAACTGCTCGTCCACGCCGTGATATACAACGTGGGTCTTCGGCTCAGCCTCCGGAAAAAAGCGAATGAAATCCTGCCGCGTGCTTTCGGAAACGCAGATAATGCCGTCGGCCCTCTCAGCGATATCCCGATATCGCGCAATCTTCTTTTTCCGAAACCTCTCATCGGCGAACTCGTCGGAAACCAGTGAGAACAGGTCGTGGATGGTAACGATCAGCTTCGGACCACGAATTTCTGGCAGCCGCGCATCCAGTCCGTGAAACACGTCAATGCCGCGGCCCCGGAAAAAGGGCTCCTGGAAAAATTTAACTTTCGTCGTTCTTTTCCGCGGCCGGTAAAAGTTCGCCCTCCTCTTCCATCGGGACAGGCGGTAATACACGACATACTCGTTGTCATCATCGAGCGCCTCGAGATTCTCAATCAGACGAGTGATGTATTTGGCCACTCCTGTTTTCTGCTCGATGGCGGCGGAGCTGGCGTCGATAGCGATCCTCATTTGACCTTTACGCTCCCTAACGGCTTTCGAACCGATTCCAGCGCGTTTTCATACACCCGAAGTGTCTTTCGAGCGAACACCTCGGCGCTGAATTCGCGCTCCACCCGTCTTCTGGCTGCCCTTCCCATCGACTCGCGCAACTCCTTCGAATCGAGCATGCGCTTGATGCCGGCTCGCAAAGCGGCCGAATCGTGCGGCGGAACCAGATAACCGGTTGTCCCGTCCTCGACGATCTCCTTCAGCCCTCCGTAGCTCGAGCAGACCACCGGCTTCTCCATCGCCATCATTTCCTTTACCGCATATGACGACGTATCGATCCCGATCGAAGGATGAACGCCTATATCGAAGACGGAGATCAATTCCCTCATGTCCAGGCGATGTCCGAGAAAATTCACCCGGTGAGCGATTCCCAGTTGCCGGCACATTTCCTCCAGATTCTCACGTTCTCTGCCGAAACCGACAGCGAGGATTCGAACGTTTTTGTACTCTCCTTTTATCAACGGAGCCGCCGCCTCGAAAAGATACTTGTGCCCCTTGTCCCAGTCCAACCGCCCAACGATGCCGATGACAAAGTCGGCGGGCGTTATCTGAAACTCGTCCACTATCCGTCTGTCGGGCGGCATTGGACGAAAGGCCTCCAGTTCGACGCCATTATGGATCACATCTATATCGGTTCCATTGAACACCGGGGATTGTAAGAGCATTTCCTTCACGTAATGGCACACAGAAATAGTGCGGTGCGTGAGTTTCCGGTTCAGATAGCGATTGAAAACGCTGTCCCTTACCTCCTTGGTGCTGTGGCGCGTGCGAACGAGAGGCAGCTTTTCAGCGGAAAACAAGTTGGAAGCGGCCATCGTCCAGTGGTCTCTCGAGCCGCTGACATGAAGGACATCTATCCTGTTTTTTCTCTTCATGGATTCGAGTGCGGCGAGATCCAGGTAAAAGCTGACGGGCGAAAAACCTCGGTCAAACCGAAATATGTCGAAAACCTCTATAGAGTTTTTGGCGCATTCAATCGCGAGATGACTGGCAGGGGGACATGCCACGATCGGCCTGTGTCCGAGGGCCTGCAAGCCTTTTGAGAGGATAACCGTATAGACGGTATGTCCTCCTCCGTGACGATGGAAATCCGATATCAGAACGGTGAGAGCAGCCGCTTCCGCCTCCGTGCGGCGATCAAAATCTGTGCCGGGAGATTGCGTCACAGTCTGTTTGATTTGCTTTCCTGCGAGCACCTGCATTTCATTCACGACCCATTCGCCTTCCCAGATTCCTCATTTTCTCATAGATGTCCGCTATTTTCCGGGCCTGAAGATCCAGTCCCAACTTCTCGCGGGCCTTCTTTCGGGCCTGCTCGGACATCGAAGCGACCGTGTTTCGATCCCGCGCGAGATACCTGACGGCTGCGGCGAGGCTGTCCGGAGAATCCTCAATCACAAGTCCGTTCACGGCATGATCCACTATTTCCGGCAGCATCCCGC encodes:
- a CDS encoding glycosyltransferase family 1 protein, encoding MQVLAGKQIKQTVTQSPGTDFDRRTEAEAAALTVLISDFHRHGGGHTVYTVILSKGLQALGHRPIVACPPASHLAIECAKNSIEVFDIFRFDRGFSPVSFYLDLAALESMKRKNRIDVLHVSGSRDHWTMAASNLFSAEKLPLVRTRHSTKEVRDSVFNRYLNRKLTHRTISVCHYVKEMLLQSPVFNGTDIDVIHNGVELEAFRPMPPDRRIVDEFQITPADFVIGIVGRLDWDKGHKYLFEAAAPLIKGEYKNVRILAVGFGRERENLEEMCRQLGIAHRVNFLGHRLDMRELISVFDIGVHPSIGIDTSSYAVKEMMAMEKPVVCSSYGGLKEIVEDGTTGYLVPPHDSAALRAGIKRMLDSKELRESMGRAARRRVEREFSAEVFARKTLRVYENALESVRKPLGSVKVK
- a CDS encoding glycosyltransferase family 1 protein, which codes for MRIAIDASSAAIEQKTGVAKYITRLIENLEALDDDNEYVVYYRLSRWKRRANFYRPRKRTTKVKFFQEPFFRGRGIDVFHGLDARLPEIRGPKLIVTIHDLFSLVSDEFADERFRKKKIARYRDIAERADGIICVSESTRQDFIRFFPEAEPKTHVVYHGVDEQFFPRTEEEIERIKKKYGIRADYLLHVGEISKRKNLLRMFKAFRSARERLGEDLQFVAAGKLSHGHEDVIRYLNENGCSDQILLTGYVPDEDLPALYSGAKLLLFTTLYEGFGLPILEALACGTPVVTSDVSSMNEIGGADTVRANPRSEGAIAEKIVDVLSRPYEVRQESGNSVLLMQTADWRETARATLAVYRAIREF
- the rfbF gene encoding glucose-1-phosphate cytidylyltransferase, translated to MKVVILAGGFGTRLVEETEIKPKPMVEVGGRPILWHIMKHYGHYGMNEFFIALGYKGDFIKRYFLDYYTLSGDMTINLRSGNLETHGNNSEDWTIHLVDTGLNTLTGGRVKRLEQFLRGGTFMVTYGDGVSDIDLAALAQFHKAKGKLATVTAVRPPARFGGLIFNGDLVAEFTEKPQIGEGWINGGFLVFEPEIFRYFEGDNTSLEADLLERLAADGELAAYRHNSFWQCMDTMRDLRLLRSLWENGNPPWRVWQ